From the genome of Amia ocellicauda isolate fAmiCal2 chromosome 14, fAmiCal2.hap1, whole genome shotgun sequence, one region includes:
- the LOC136768235 gene encoding ceramide-1-phosphate transfer protein, with amino-acid sequence MACWLSFRLAFSWRGRYLLPLALAALLLFLGSAWLQSALESCAGHWPCLSAYRQDSIDGQRDRHRPETHEKDSEPLLAPTPAPETDHTLWGSEVGLRACPGQRFQMGRTLWAFETAVTDDQDILLDRYLAGWEELVKFLEALGSVLGFISQEVTGKIGQIRGLAEREGVIGMDTHRDTHRQTHTDPAQAALSTLPPGPIPLPEPYRTLRSMVRGELDRGLVDFSRQTVSGCRTVLRLHRALLWLTTFLRRLGSDRHRHPSELCRDSYRLALAPYHGWLVRQAAELAFLAVPDRPTFLRLICVEGREGAGGVGGDSEAAVLQVLDRAVRSMHTVYNITQHTLQLHNMLQLP; translated from the exons ATGGCGTGCTGGCTGTCGTTCCGGTTAGCGTTCAGCTGGCGCGGACGGTACCTGCTGCCCCTCGCCCTCGCCGCCCTGCTGCTGTTCCTCGGGTCGGCCTGGCTCC AATCTGCTCTGGAAAGCTGTGCTGGTCACTGGCCCTGCCTGAGCGCCTACAGACAGGACAGCATAGatggacagagggacagacaccgCCCTGAGACACATGAAAAGGACAGTgag cCCCTCCTTGCCCCGACCCCGGCCCCGGAGACAGACCACACGCTCTGGGGGTCAGAGGTCGGACTGCGGGCGTGTCCGGGACAGCGGTTCCAGATGGGGCGCACCCTGTGGGCCTTCGAGACGGCAGTGACCGACGACCAGGACATCCTTCTGGACAGATACCTGGCGGGCTGGGAGGAACTGGTCAA gttcTTGGAGGCTCTGGGTTCAGTATTGGGTTTCATCTCCCAGGAAGTAACGGGCAAGATCGGCCAGATCAGAGggctggcagagagagagggggttataggcatggacacacacagagacacacacagacagacgcacacagacccAGCCCAGGCAGCCCTCAGCACCCTGCCCCCTGGCCCCATCCCTCTGCCTGAGCCGTACCGGACCCTGCGCTCCATGGTCCGGGGGGAGCTGGACCGGGGGCTGGTGGACTTTAGCCGGCAGACGGTCTCTGGCTGCCGGACGGTGCTGCGGCTCCACCGGGCCCTGCTGTGGCTGACCACCTTCCTGCGGCGGCTGGGCTCGGACCGGCACCGCCACCCCTCCGAGCTGTGCCGGGACTCGTACCGCCTGGCCTTGGCACCGTACCACGGCTGGCTGGTCCGGCAGGCCGCCGAGCTCGCATTCCTGGCGGTGCCGGACAGGCCCACTTTCCTCCGGCTGATCTGTGTGGAGGGCAgggagggagcgggaggagtGGGAGGGGACAGCGAGGCGGCGGTGCTCCAGGTCCTGGACCGGGCGGTCCGCTCCATGCACACAGTGTACAACATCACTCAGCACACACTGCAGCTGCACAACATGCTGCAGCTGCCATAG